Proteins from a genomic interval of Streptomyces sp. Tu6071:
- a CDS encoding DUF2637 domain-containing protein encodes MSDSKRSSATWWDRAVVVALGGAACALSYDSLQQMAVSVHVRGALTYLFPLVIDGFIAYGVRALLVLQDAPLRARAYLWGLFGAATATSIWANGIHAVRLNEVATATQGLHLGDKVVAVLSTIAPLALAGATHLYILIDRGTDKARSAAKKATLDRQRPETVVDARSVDRAPEVSAAPVDERGHREALMASRVSEPVEQQNADAPHDTVAAKGEDSIRSDRPVDSHEGGQPVLPGLTATNAGPTTGVAPGTETGPRLIKGAAAADAPQGPSTAAEDSPRPTPTRTAPRAGAPVRPGQRPNQDPDHTERLLQIAREAVRAEGRLTRKVVAEAIRGRDLTLSNDRLTELVHALKNQPGQSRSGHRPG; translated from the coding sequence GTGAGCGACTCGAAGCGCAGCTCCGCGACCTGGTGGGACCGGGCCGTCGTCGTCGCCCTCGGCGGCGCCGCCTGCGCACTCTCCTACGACTCCCTGCAGCAGATGGCCGTGTCCGTCCACGTCCGAGGCGCCCTCACCTACCTTTTCCCGCTCGTGATCGACGGCTTCATCGCCTACGGCGTCCGCGCTCTCCTCGTCCTCCAGGACGCCCCGCTGCGTGCCCGCGCGTACCTCTGGGGGCTCTTCGGCGCCGCGACGGCCACGAGCATCTGGGCGAACGGCATCCACGCCGTCCGCCTCAACGAGGTCGCGACGGCCACCCAGGGCCTGCATCTGGGCGACAAGGTGGTCGCCGTACTGTCCACCATCGCACCGCTCGCCCTCGCCGGGGCGACTCACCTCTACATCCTCATCGACCGGGGGACGGACAAGGCCCGCTCCGCTGCCAAGAAGGCCACCCTCGACCGCCAGCGCCCTGAAACGGTCGTGGACGCCCGCTCTGTGGACCGGGCACCCGAGGTGTCCGCCGCCCCGGTCGACGAGCGTGGGCACCGCGAAGCTCTGATGGCCAGTCGGGTGTCCGAGCCGGTGGAGCAGCAGAATGCGGACGCTCCGCACGACACCGTGGCCGCCAAGGGGGAGGACAGCATCCGGAGCGACAGGCCGGTCGATTCGCACGAGGGCGGACAGCCGGTCCTGCCCGGCCTGACCGCTACGAACGCGGGGCCGACAACCGGAGTGGCCCCCGGTACGGAGACGGGGCCGCGCCTGATCAAGGGGGCTGCTGCGGCGGACGCTCCGCAGGGGCCGTCCACGGCGGCGGAGGACAGCCCGCGCCCCACGCCCACCCGGACGGCGCCCCGCGCGGGAGCCCCTGTCCGCCCAGGCCAGAGGCCCAATCAGGACCCGGACCATACCGAGCGACTGCTGCAGATCGCGCGCGAAGCGGTGCGGGCCGAAGGCCGCCTCACCCGGAAGGTCGTCGCGGAAGCGATCCGCGGACGCGACCTCACGCTGTCCAACGATCGCTTGACCGAGCTGGTGCACGCCCTGAAGAACCAGCCCGGACAGTCCCGCAGCGGACACCGTCCGGGGTGA
- a CDS encoding DUF4913 domain-containing protein: MTAENVEPDPIPDEVRLDDDELADVRSALQRKIERVSGGADGAVPALEPLVEGEEEGESFFILALGGEEYARELEGLTAWVEYLLLPVYGREISAARPWCPDWREHPEAVARLHGLWLAWQSLTDVEAGLTGPAVWHRDHLDHVMAQLRSSDGPFAACTTNAARPAHRLLPSPADLADA; encoded by the coding sequence TTGACAGCGGAGAACGTCGAACCTGATCCGATACCGGACGAGGTGCGTCTGGACGACGACGAGCTGGCGGACGTCCGTTCCGCGCTCCAGCGGAAGATCGAACGGGTCTCGGGTGGCGCCGACGGGGCAGTCCCCGCCCTGGAGCCGCTTGTGGAAGGCGAGGAGGAGGGCGAGTCCTTCTTCATCCTCGCACTCGGGGGCGAGGAGTACGCGCGAGAGCTGGAGGGGCTCACCGCTTGGGTCGAGTACCTCCTGCTTCCCGTGTACGGCAGGGAGATCAGCGCCGCGCGACCGTGGTGCCCCGACTGGCGCGAGCACCCCGAGGCGGTTGCCCGGCTCCACGGGCTGTGGCTGGCCTGGCAGTCGCTCACCGACGTTGAGGCGGGCCTGACGGGGCCGGCCGTCTGGCACCGCGACCACCTTGACCACGTCATGGCGCAACTTCGTTCCTCGGACGGTCCGTTCGCGGCGTGCACCACCAACGCCGCCCGTCCAGCCCACCGTCTCCTTCCGTCCCCGGCCGACCTGGCGGACGCGTGA
- a CDS encoding tyrosine-type recombinase/integrase, with product MELRQELIEGRAELPRVGAVVPARGVHPPYIVVNAYDDEIEAATAYLRDLALNDCSPLTVRSYGYGLLRWFRLLWLLGVTWEKATEAEVAVLAGWLRTASNPQRRRTQPGGHVPGSVNLRTGKPTLRAGYAPRTINHALSVVSGFYGFHTHQGNGPVVNPVPISPQRRHALAHRSPLEPRAVVGRTRLRQKVSDRPPRSIPDRLWDELFDRMGCERDRALLEFYVSSGARAVELLGVRVNDIDWAGQRIYVISKGTREREAVPASPQAFVRLARYLDEAGTPARGESVWRTRRGSDRPLSYWAMRRIMQRANELLGTNWTLHDLRHTAASRMANGGKLTPVEVQAIMRHANIQTTSRYLTARVEEMFDKLAEHYSTPRPATSYPTGYSADDIKVVFGG from the coding sequence TTGGAACTGCGACAGGAACTGATCGAGGGGCGGGCGGAGCTGCCCCGGGTGGGGGCCGTTGTCCCCGCTCGGGGCGTCCACCCGCCGTACATCGTCGTGAACGCGTACGACGACGAGATCGAGGCGGCTACCGCCTACCTGCGGGATCTGGCACTGAACGACTGCAGTCCGCTGACGGTACGCAGCTACGGGTACGGCCTACTGCGGTGGTTCCGGCTGCTGTGGCTGCTGGGGGTGACGTGGGAGAAGGCGACCGAGGCTGAGGTCGCGGTGCTGGCGGGGTGGCTGCGGACGGCCTCGAATCCGCAGCGACGGCGGACTCAACCGGGCGGACACGTGCCCGGGTCGGTGAACCTCAGGACCGGCAAGCCGACGCTCCGTGCCGGATACGCGCCCAGAACGATCAACCATGCGTTGTCGGTGGTCAGCGGCTTCTATGGGTTCCACACCCACCAGGGCAACGGGCCGGTGGTCAACCCTGTCCCCATCTCGCCGCAGCGCCGACATGCCCTTGCGCACCGGAGTCCGTTGGAGCCGCGGGCGGTCGTGGGGCGGACCCGGCTGCGGCAGAAGGTCTCCGACCGGCCGCCCCGTTCGATTCCCGACCGGCTGTGGGACGAGCTGTTCGATCGCATGGGCTGTGAGCGTGACCGAGCCCTGCTGGAGTTCTACGTATCCAGCGGCGCCCGCGCGGTCGAACTGCTCGGGGTGAGGGTGAACGACATCGACTGGGCCGGCCAGCGGATCTACGTGATCTCCAAGGGCACCCGGGAGAGGGAAGCGGTGCCGGCCTCGCCGCAGGCGTTCGTCCGGCTGGCCCGGTATCTCGACGAAGCGGGCACGCCGGCACGGGGCGAGTCGGTCTGGCGAACTCGTCGCGGGAGCGATCGCCCCCTGTCCTACTGGGCGATGCGCCGGATCATGCAGCGGGCGAACGAGCTGCTGGGCACGAATTGGACCCTGCACGACCTTCGGCACACGGCGGCGTCCCGGATGGCCAACGGCGGGAAGCTCACGCCGGTCGAGGTCCAAGCGATCATGCGGCACGCCAACATCCAGACCACCAGCCGCTACCTGACGGCGCGGGTGGAGGAGATGTTCGACAAGCTCGCGGAGCACTACAGCACGCCGCGGCCGGCGACGAGCTACCCCACCGGGTACTCCGCGGATGACATCAAGGTGGTGTTCGGTGGCTAG
- a CDS encoding WhiB family transcriptional regulator codes for MSLDPTRYVHRLLGDQTWQADAVCHSTPYHQVDPEIFFPVPDDAERIAAAKSLCAQCPVRRACLDAALETRDTWGIRGGVTEEERATLHEGLADRLDRSRVAEALDGRDIHLSAAERKAVAAGAHRQGYSKEKLARILKITPGHAQKMMRAARRAEEHRANAQGGEQDDFGTAA; via the coding sequence ATGAGCCTCGACCCCACCCGCTACGTCCACCGGCTTCTCGGCGACCAGACCTGGCAGGCCGACGCCGTGTGCCACAGCACCCCGTACCACCAGGTCGATCCGGAGATCTTCTTCCCGGTCCCCGACGACGCCGAGCGCATCGCCGCCGCCAAGAGCCTCTGCGCCCAGTGCCCCGTACGCCGGGCCTGCCTCGATGCCGCCCTCGAAACCCGCGACACCTGGGGGATCCGGGGTGGCGTGACCGAGGAAGAGCGCGCGACCCTCCACGAGGGCCTCGCCGACCGTCTCGACCGCAGCCGCGTCGCCGAGGCCCTCGACGGCCGGGACATCCACCTGAGCGCGGCCGAGCGCAAAGCGGTCGCCGCCGGGGCGCACCGCCAGGGCTACTCGAAGGAAAAGCTGGCCCGGATCCTGAAGATCACACCCGGCCACGCGCAGAAGATGATGCGCGCCGCCCGCCGTGCGGAAGAACATCGCGCGAACGCCCAGGGCGGCGAACAGGACGACTTCGGGACGGCCGCGTGA
- a CDS encoding tyrosine-type recombinase/integrase, whose protein sequence is MARSSTTTGVSRRHGPIVEGLTFPSRFVGGPMKPQPAVSEPPPRPHGELSAASINHISKLAFDVWEDASTVTRHQRAQATRGILQYLSTHPGHTWQDRWDASPLGKGLIKANSLGARRTTGLAVTPGVRTLFCLRVVQPTMLAFRQNQLNNFTPLFISAQNDPLLVTFEEHIAAQELRLKHQREAVLDMCTLLTYQGVALADVTPESILQYAHDNRLARCRLQPGQPASNRLFGHGMWTALITMGRFPASTPTTMRAAMMRGQRTIEELVDQYGIRDQAVRGLLIDYFGRRRADLDYSSLKQLALLLVKHFWVKIEQLNPGQQGLRIAPDLYTRWRETIRLKDDGTHRRGQDDIVISVRSFYYDLHTWAAAEPERWAAWVAPCPVPPGEFHGLGVRRRKGTERSADRTRQRQPLLPVLVEHVESRYDHARLLLERADQAADGEEFTYAGNAYRRVISESDQKRLRHGDAVPTRVLDLDSGELRHIGTEEEAAFWDWAAVETLRHSGVRIEELCELTHLSIRQYQRANGEVIALLVIEPSKTDRERVIPMSAELFHVIASIIRRHGRRGRPIPLVSRYDPHDKVWSAPMPFLFQRQNGAIGSKIFNPGTIQKMISRRCEDLAETHPGFRGLKFTPHDFRRIFATELVNSGLPIHIGAALLGHLSIQTTRGYVAVFDEDVIRHYQAHLHKRRQVRPSEEYRDATEQEWTEFEEHFDRRKVELGSCGRPYGTPCQHEHACIRCPMLHVNPKMLARLSELEADLLQRRTQAEAEGWIGEIEGTDLTLTFLRAKRDETQRRAQRPAVHLGIPARRRAEESE, encoded by the coding sequence GTGGCTAGGTCCAGCACGACCACCGGTGTCAGCCGCCGTCACGGGCCCATCGTGGAGGGGCTCACTTTTCCCAGCAGGTTCGTGGGCGGCCCGATGAAGCCGCAGCCTGCGGTCTCGGAGCCGCCGCCGCGACCGCACGGAGAACTGTCTGCAGCGTCGATCAACCACATCTCCAAGCTGGCCTTCGACGTCTGGGAAGACGCTTCCACCGTTACCCGGCACCAGCGCGCCCAGGCCACCCGCGGCATCCTTCAGTACCTGTCCACCCACCCGGGGCACACCTGGCAGGACCGGTGGGACGCCAGCCCTCTGGGCAAGGGGCTGATCAAGGCGAACAGTCTGGGTGCCCGCCGGACGACCGGCCTCGCGGTCACCCCGGGGGTCCGCACGCTGTTCTGCCTTCGCGTCGTCCAGCCCACGATGCTCGCCTTCCGGCAAAACCAGCTGAACAACTTCACGCCCTTGTTCATCTCCGCGCAGAACGACCCGCTGCTGGTCACCTTCGAGGAGCACATCGCCGCACAGGAGCTGCGGCTCAAGCACCAGCGGGAGGCAGTGCTCGACATGTGCACGCTCCTGACCTACCAAGGCGTCGCGCTGGCCGACGTCACGCCGGAGTCGATCCTCCAGTACGCGCACGACAACCGGCTGGCCCGCTGCCGCCTCCAGCCCGGGCAACCGGCCTCAAACCGCCTGTTCGGGCACGGGATGTGGACGGCCCTGATCACGATGGGGCGGTTCCCGGCCTCCACGCCGACGACTATGCGGGCGGCGATGATGCGCGGCCAGCGGACCATCGAGGAGCTCGTCGATCAGTACGGGATCCGTGACCAGGCCGTCCGCGGCCTGCTGATCGACTACTTCGGCCGGCGCCGAGCGGATCTCGATTACTCCAGCCTGAAGCAGCTCGCGCTCCTGCTGGTCAAGCACTTCTGGGTGAAGATCGAGCAGCTCAACCCCGGCCAGCAGGGCCTTCGGATCGCACCGGACCTCTATACGCGCTGGCGCGAGACGATCCGTCTCAAGGACGACGGCACCCACCGACGGGGCCAGGACGACATCGTCATCTCGGTCCGCAGCTTCTACTACGACCTGCACACCTGGGCTGCTGCTGAACCCGAACGCTGGGCAGCCTGGGTCGCGCCGTGTCCCGTCCCACCTGGTGAATTCCACGGTCTGGGCGTCCGCCGGCGGAAGGGGACCGAACGCTCCGCGGACCGCACCCGGCAGCGCCAGCCGCTCTTGCCCGTCCTGGTCGAGCACGTCGAGTCCCGCTACGACCATGCCCGGCTCCTGCTCGAACGCGCCGACCAGGCCGCCGACGGGGAGGAGTTCACATACGCTGGCAACGCCTACCGCCGGGTGATCAGCGAATCGGACCAGAAGAGGCTCCGGCACGGCGACGCCGTTCCCACCCGTGTGCTGGACCTGGACTCCGGTGAGCTGAGGCATATCGGCACGGAGGAGGAGGCTGCCTTCTGGGACTGGGCGGCAGTGGAGACCTTGCGGCATTCCGGAGTCCGCATCGAGGAGCTGTGCGAGCTGACCCACCTCAGCATCCGCCAGTATCAGCGCGCGAACGGCGAGGTCATCGCCCTGCTCGTCATCGAACCGTCCAAGACCGACCGCGAGCGCGTCATCCCGATGTCGGCCGAGCTGTTCCACGTCATCGCCTCGATCATCCGGCGCCATGGCCGGCGAGGAAGGCCGATTCCGCTGGTCAGCCGCTACGACCCGCACGACAAGGTCTGGAGTGCGCCGATGCCGTTCCTCTTCCAGCGCCAGAACGGAGCGATCGGATCGAAGATCTTCAACCCCGGCACCATCCAGAAGATGATCAGCCGACGCTGTGAGGACCTGGCCGAGACCCACCCTGGCTTCCGCGGGCTGAAGTTCACCCCGCACGACTTCCGGAGGATCTTCGCCACCGAGCTGGTCAACAGTGGCCTGCCCATCCATATCGGCGCCGCGCTGCTGGGTCACCTCAGCATCCAGACCACCCGCGGCTATGTCGCCGTCTTCGACGAGGACGTGATCCGCCATTACCAGGCCCACCTCCACAAGAGGCGCCAGGTCCGGCCCTCGGAGGAGTACCGGGACGCCACCGAGCAGGAGTGGACCGAGTTCGAGGAGCACTTCGACCGCCGCAAGGTCGAGCTCGGCTCCTGCGGACGCCCATACGGCACCCCCTGCCAGCACGAACACGCCTGCATCCGCTGCCCGATGCTCCACGTCAATCCCAAGATGCTCGCCCGGCTCTCCGAGCTCGAAGCCGACCTCCTGCAACGCAGGACGCAGGCCGAGGCCGAAGGCTGGATCGGTGAGATCGAGGGCACCGACCTCACCCTCACCTTCCTCCGCGCGAAGCGCGACGAGACCCAACGCCGAGCCCAGCGACCGGCCGTCCACCTCGGCATCCCCGCACGCCGCCGTGCGGAGGAGTCCGAGTGA
- a CDS encoding winged helix-turn-helix transcriptional regulator — protein sequence MSPQPTKQATDAGQAISKIAPRWTTWVVQTLEHHGPLQPGALAKNLPFVPNGVLAKRLTRMAADGLIESAAPRKPVALTPLGASLRDVHTALGDWSRQHDLLAPPAPEAERVEDALHHLAYKHLAPFLNHLTSNPGATIAQLAHALDLPYVSAQYGVVRLCASGILVEDNGGLRARGNLFVTRAGVDAPGLLDQIASWNRPKPHDRMAAAPHRPLSRKAPAPDAPRRENAVRVPPAVPEFSHVEHVTPWSLPRPSAGASTRR from the coding sequence ATGAGCCCCCAGCCGACGAAGCAAGCGACCGACGCCGGACAGGCAATCAGCAAGATCGCCCCCCGGTGGACGACCTGGGTTGTGCAGACCCTGGAGCACCACGGCCCCCTCCAGCCGGGCGCCCTGGCAAAGAACCTGCCTTTCGTCCCAAACGGCGTCCTCGCCAAGCGGCTGACACGCATGGCCGCCGACGGACTCATCGAATCCGCGGCGCCGCGCAAGCCCGTGGCCCTCACCCCCCTGGGGGCCAGCCTTCGCGACGTCCACACCGCACTCGGGGACTGGTCGCGCCAGCACGACCTGCTCGCCCCTCCCGCACCGGAAGCCGAGCGCGTCGAGGACGCTCTCCACCACCTCGCGTACAAGCACCTGGCGCCCTTCCTGAACCACCTCACCTCGAACCCGGGTGCGACCATCGCTCAGCTCGCGCACGCACTTGATCTGCCCTACGTGAGCGCCCAGTACGGAGTCGTCCGGCTCTGCGCGAGTGGAATCCTCGTGGAAGACAACGGAGGTCTTCGCGCCCGAGGCAACCTCTTCGTCACCCGTGCCGGGGTGGACGCCCCCGGATTGCTCGACCAGATCGCCTCGTGGAACCGGCCGAAACCTCACGACCGGATGGCAGCGGCCCCGCATCGCCCCCTCTCCCGGAAGGCACCTGCACCCGACGCACCACGACGCGAGAATGCCGTGCGAGTTCCGCCCGCAGTACCGGAGTTCAGCCACGTCGAACATGTCACCCCCTGGTCACTGCCCCGCCCGTCTGCCGGTGCTTCGACACGCCGATGA
- a CDS encoding relaxase/mobilization nuclease domain-containing protein encodes MNPNITRGSRIHGLLAYLYGPGRHNEHTDPHLVGSWDGFAPDPGCNPNATLKHLANTLDLRPSQLGDALHKRHVWHCSVRAAPEDRELTDKEWDMIARRVLHAVGVSSEGDDDGCRWVAVRHARDHIHIAATLVRGDLRKVYPRDDYPKAQAACRKLEAELGLRRLNPGDRTAAKRASTGERRKAERLNLPALPSDTLRTAVRQALAAAGTEEDFFDRLAAARILVRHKKGPSGDVLGYSVALPDDDTPIWYAGSTLAPDLSLPKIRQALPDTTAPLSVQAARASRPEAARRHATSRLDRAQHALARGADDAADDLAGTGAVLDALAATANDPTRTEILQAARAFERATRSHVRAENADLRALRAAAREIIHAGTPRRDDGAAAAAILTALLLTVAAAARWHAARGHAQQAAAARSTAQHLRSAYRMAAASPMATLRGRAAHLPAEQRARLDAVVATTPAGTGHGTRSTPPMDALTATLAEAQEAGYDPETLLREASDARELRTAVSVEDVLVWRIRRLARLPSPDGPNDDAGRAANRPRTAKEQAASRPNPTR; translated from the coding sequence ATGAACCCGAACATCACCCGGGGCAGCCGCATCCACGGCCTCCTCGCCTACCTCTACGGGCCCGGCCGCCACAACGAACACACCGACCCCCACCTCGTCGGCTCCTGGGACGGCTTCGCCCCCGACCCCGGCTGCAACCCCAACGCCACCCTCAAGCACCTCGCGAACACCCTCGACCTGCGCCCCTCCCAGCTCGGCGACGCCCTGCACAAGCGCCACGTGTGGCACTGCTCGGTCCGCGCCGCACCCGAGGATCGCGAACTCACCGATAAAGAATGGGACATGATCGCCCGCCGAGTCCTTCACGCCGTCGGCGTCAGCAGCGAAGGAGACGACGACGGCTGCCGATGGGTAGCCGTCCGCCACGCCCGAGACCACATCCACATCGCCGCCACCCTCGTACGCGGCGACCTGCGCAAGGTCTACCCCCGCGACGACTACCCCAAGGCCCAGGCCGCCTGCCGCAAACTCGAAGCCGAACTCGGCCTGCGCCGCCTCAACCCCGGAGACCGCACGGCGGCGAAGCGCGCGAGCACGGGGGAGCGGCGCAAGGCCGAGCGCCTGAACCTGCCCGCACTCCCCAGCGACACCCTCCGCACCGCCGTACGCCAGGCCCTCGCCGCCGCGGGCACCGAAGAGGACTTCTTCGACCGCCTCGCCGCCGCCCGCATCCTCGTCAGGCACAAGAAGGGGCCCAGCGGCGACGTCCTCGGCTACTCCGTCGCCCTCCCCGACGACGACACCCCGATCTGGTACGCGGGCAGCACCCTCGCCCCCGACCTCTCCCTCCCCAAGATCCGCCAGGCCCTCCCGGACACCACCGCCCCTCTGAGCGTCCAGGCAGCCCGCGCCAGCCGCCCAGAGGCAGCCCGCAGGCACGCAACCTCCCGCCTCGACCGCGCTCAGCACGCCCTTGCACGCGGCGCAGACGACGCCGCGGACGACCTCGCCGGGACCGGAGCAGTCCTCGACGCACTCGCCGCCACCGCGAACGATCCGACCCGCACCGAAATACTCCAGGCAGCAAGGGCGTTCGAGCGAGCAACACGAAGCCACGTCCGCGCCGAGAACGCCGACCTGCGCGCGCTGCGCGCCGCAGCCCGAGAGATCATCCACGCCGGAACCCCCCGCCGCGACGACGGAGCCGCCGCAGCAGCAATCCTCACCGCCCTCCTCCTCACCGTCGCCGCCGCCGCGCGGTGGCACGCGGCGCGCGGGCATGCCCAGCAGGCCGCCGCCGCCCGCTCGACAGCCCAACACCTGCGCTCCGCCTACCGCATGGCCGCCGCTTCCCCCATGGCCACCCTCCGGGGCCGCGCGGCCCACCTTCCCGCCGAGCAACGCGCCCGCCTCGACGCTGTCGTCGCCACCACACCGGCGGGCACCGGACATGGAACGCGCTCCACGCCGCCGATGGACGCCCTCACCGCCACCCTCGCCGAGGCGCAGGAGGCTGGCTACGACCCCGAGACCCTGCTGCGGGAGGCGTCCGACGCGCGTGAACTGCGTACTGCCGTGAGCGTCGAAGACGTCCTCGTGTGGCGCATACGCCGTCTCGCCCGCCTCCCCTCTCCTGACGGCCCAAACGACGACGCGGGCCGGGCCGCGAACCGCCCGCGCACAGCAAAGGAGCAGGCGGCCAGCCGCCCCAACCCGACGCGGTAA
- a CDS encoding barstar family protein produces MQTSGRGDDGQKYSLTSGEDDSDFWGFAQEAEGLFTPLADEEGARRVHLAGCLPQGGLLRCVDHVGSRRAVAGNAWFELLDGDGATMGSYFVNEVTVIDVKPSASGAGLVDLTVTLWCENALPGAERPWELVRTGRLNHTGMWHELAPEDRHAWLSVALWSREYQRQGKPDAPAGQVFTLDGRHIADRDTFYCAIGEAINGPGGYFGWNLDALDDCLRGGWGATTPFTLRWDFSAEARTRLAERVPAGDRELVLFDLFLEIFEERGVSVILR; encoded by the coding sequence ATGCAAACATCTGGGCGGGGCGACGATGGGCAGAAGTACTCGCTGACCTCGGGCGAGGACGACAGCGACTTCTGGGGCTTCGCTCAGGAAGCGGAGGGGTTGTTCACGCCCCTGGCGGATGAAGAAGGAGCGCGCCGAGTGCACCTGGCGGGTTGCCTCCCGCAGGGTGGCCTACTGAGGTGCGTCGACCATGTCGGCAGTCGTCGTGCCGTGGCGGGGAACGCCTGGTTCGAGCTCCTCGATGGTGACGGTGCCACCATGGGGTCCTACTTCGTCAACGAGGTCACCGTCATCGACGTCAAGCCCTCCGCCAGTGGTGCCGGCCTCGTCGACCTCACGGTGACGCTCTGGTGCGAGAACGCCCTGCCTGGAGCTGAACGACCGTGGGAGCTGGTCCGCACCGGTCGCCTGAACCACACCGGAATGTGGCACGAACTCGCACCCGAGGACCGACACGCATGGCTGTCGGTGGCCCTATGGTCCCGGGAGTACCAACGCCAGGGGAAGCCCGATGCGCCTGCAGGCCAGGTGTTCACCTTGGATGGTCGACACATCGCTGACCGGGACACCTTCTACTGCGCGATCGGTGAGGCCATCAACGGACCCGGTGGATACTTCGGCTGGAACCTGGACGCTCTGGACGACTGTCTGAGAGGCGGCTGGGGCGCGACCACTCCGTTCACCTTGCGCTGGGACTTCTCTGCCGAGGCTCGGACGCGGTTGGCGGAACGCGTGCCCGCCGGTGATCGCGAGCTTGTGCTGTTCGACCTTTTCCTGGAGATCTTCGAGGAACGGGGTGTGAGCGTCATCCTTCGGTGA
- a CDS encoding MobC family plasmid mobilization relaxosome protein, whose protein sequence is MTSPDGEAATGQDTATGRASYTVRPSYGRTNGAPAQEGGGGPSGSRTRAPGNPTDRDRHQGAPVPETDKPATPPRAPRRRPRNHAPRQRTRKVTTRLAETEHEEILAAARRRAVTTARFLAAAGLAAARGTTALEPHEKRDTVIDELALTRAQLARVGNNLNQLTRATHLGIAPHPDDLAHTLDRLRRVLASIDDAATALAKRRSA, encoded by the coding sequence GTGACCTCCCCCGACGGCGAAGCCGCCACCGGACAGGACACGGCCACCGGCCGAGCAAGCTATACCGTACGACCGTCCTACGGCCGGACGAACGGAGCCCCCGCCCAGGAGGGCGGGGGCGGCCCGTCGGGTTCCCGGACGAGGGCGCCCGGGAACCCGACGGACAGGGACCGGCACCAGGGGGCGCCGGTCCCGGAAACGGACAAGCCCGCCACGCCCCCGCGCGCTCCGCGCCGCCGCCCCCGCAACCACGCCCCGCGCCAGCGCACCCGCAAAGTCACCACCCGCCTCGCCGAGACCGAGCACGAAGAGATCCTCGCCGCCGCACGCCGCCGCGCCGTAACCACCGCGCGCTTCCTCGCCGCCGCCGGACTCGCCGCCGCGCGAGGCACCACCGCCCTCGAACCCCACGAGAAGCGCGACACGGTCATCGACGAGCTGGCGCTCACGCGCGCCCAGCTCGCCCGCGTCGGCAACAACCTCAACCAGCTCACGCGCGCCACGCACCTCGGCATCGCGCCGCACCCGGACGACCTCGCGCACACCCTCGACCGCCTCCGCCGCGTCCTCGCCTCGATCGACGACGCGGCGACCGCTCTCGCGAAGCGCAGGTCGGCATGA